In Deltaproteobacteria bacterium, the sequence AGCAATACAAGACTGCACCATTGGTGACTATGTTGTTCCGAAAGGTACGCAACTGCAGATGAACCAGTGGGTTGTGCATCGTGACCCACGCTGGTTCGACGAGCCCGAACTCTTCAAGCCGGAGCGCTGGGACCACGACTTACACAAACGGCTGCCGCATGGCGCGTACTTCCCATTTGGCGACGGGCCACGGGTCTGCATCGGCAATCACTTCGCCATGATGGAAATAGTGCTGGTGCTTGCGGCAATTGGTCAGCGCTATGGTTTAACGCTGGTCTCAAATGAGCCGCTTGAACTGGTACCGTCGGTGACATTGAGACCGAAGCATGGAGTGAAGGTGGTCGTGCAACGACGAGCGCAGCAAGGGAAGGCGGTGCGAGCGGCGTAGTCACTCGCCGATGAATAGTAGCCAGCGTCACAAAAGAATCGGAGAATCGGCGACGAGGAGAACCGGCGACCACCCCGCCATTCTTTGTGCCCGCTCGCCTTGTCGCCCCGTCGTCTCCTCTCTCCCCGTTTCTCCGTTTCCCCCATTCTCCGCTTCGTTCTTCTCCACTCCTCACTCCTCCGTCCGCGTCCGTCTTCCAAACGCAAACATCACCTGCGCAATCCGGCGCATCTGAATTTCTTCGGTCCCTTCGGTGATACGATAGCGTCGATGATGGCGATACATATGCTCAAACGGTTTGTGACGTGAGTAGCCGATGCCACCGTGGACTTGCATAGCGCGGTCCGATGCTTCGCAGACGAGACGATTGGCACGATAGTTACACATCGCGACTTTGTCGGAGATCTTGCGGGCCACGTCTGGCTTGGACATCTGATCCATCTGCCATGCGGTTTTATAGATCAACGTCCGTACCATTTCCGCTTCTGTTTGTAGCTCGACGAGTGGCCATTGGATCGCTTGATTAGCGGCTAATGGCTTACCGAACGGCTTACGCTCTTGGGCATATTTAATCGACTCGTTAATGCAGTACTGCGCTGCGCCGAGTGATGAAGCTGCCTGACGGATACGATTCTCATGAGTGAAATGTTGGGCCACAATCAGGCCGTTTTGTGGATCACCGAGGATGGAGTCCGCAGACAGATATACATCCGTCAATGATACGCGTGGATGATCAGTCGGCATATTAAAAGTCCACAGATATTCCTCGATTTTGAAACCTGGCGTTTTGGTCGGCACGATGAAACAGGTAATGCCGGTCGGATCGCCGTCTTTGCCACTGGTACGCGCGAAGATGAGATCGTGCGTTGCGATATGCACGCCGGTGTTCCACATCTTGGTGCCGTTGACCTTCCAACCATCGCCATGACGCACGCCACGGGTTTCCATCCACGTCGCATCAGAACCATGCTCCGGCTCAGTGAGGCCAAAGGCAAAGCTGAGCGATCCATCGAGAATCCCTGGGATGAGGGTGCGTTTTTGTCCTTCGGTGCCGAAGTCGC encodes:
- a CDS encoding cytochrome P450; the protein is MSDQQLRDECLTVFLAGNETTALALSYCYYLIAQHPEVEKKLVDEWAQVLNGRSPTAADVPQLPYTTWVVREAMRLYPPAWAIGREAIQDCTIGDYVVPKGTQLQMNQWVVHRDPRWFDEPELFKPERWDHDLHKRLPHGAYFPFGDGPRVCIGNHFAMMEIVLVLAAIGQRYGLTLVSNEPLELVPSVTLRPKHGVKVVVQRRAQQGKAVRAA
- a CDS encoding acyl-CoA dehydrogenase family protein, yielding MDFTIPAEITAYLAQLDAFIEREIKPLEQENDNIRFFDHRREWARTDFDHGGLPRKEWEELLAEMRRRADKAGHYRFGLPKEFGGKDGSNLAMAIIREHLAARGLGLHNDLQNESSIVANQPIVLMIRDFGTEGQKRTLIPGILDGSLSFAFGLTEPEHGSDATWMETRGVRHGDGWKVNGTKMWNTGVHIATHDLIFARTSGKDGDPTGITCFIVPTKTPGFKIEEYLWTFNMPTDHPRVSLTDVYLSADSILGDPQNGLIVAQHFTHENRIRQAASSLGAAQYCINESIKYAQERKPFGKPLAANQAIQWPLVELQTEAEMVRTLIYKTAWQMDQMSKPDVARKISDKVAMCNYRANRLVCEASDRAMQVHGGIGYSRHKPFEHMYRHHRRYRITEGTEEIQMRRIAQVMFAFGRRTRTEE